In Drosophila simulans strain w501 chromosome 3R, Prin_Dsim_3.1, whole genome shotgun sequence, a single window of DNA contains:
- the LOC27208395 gene encoding uncharacterized protein LOC27208395 has protein sequence MRLIVFVCCLWMARSLGQLPPEIEKCKAGDSICIAETVTRILRLYPKGLPSIGLVALDSIGFEDVVVSRLEPDGSSTLDLKFHNLTVIGFADSTVVEAKGFEADLPRVLELSGWIPLLKLNGYYEMRGSLLTMPIHGKGQAQVEIRDCRVRCKVRVLEDLRDDGKLYAGISKVKCLLDVQGMHLNFENLFNNPEMSDAMNAVANTKWLEIWHTLRRGITSAVDQLVESILKRVANKLPYDDFYRD, from the exons atgagGCTAATCGTATTCGTTTGCTGCTTGTGGATGGCTCGAAGTTTGGGGCAGTTGC CTCCTGAGATCGAGAAATGCAAGGCTGGCGATTCAATCTGCATAGCTGAAACAGTCACCAGGATTCTGCGCTTGTATCCCAAGGGTCTTCCCTCCATTGGATTGGTTGCTCTGGACTCCATTGGGTTCGAGGATGTCGTCGTCAGTCGGTTGGAACCAGATGGGTCATCTACTTTGGATTTAAAATTCCATAACCTAACCGTAATAGGATTCGCGGACTCCACAGTGGTGGAGGCAAAGGGATTCGAAGCGGATCTGCCGCGGGTCCTCGAGTTGAGTGGCTGGATTCCATTGCTGAAACTCAATGGATATTACGAGATGCGGGGCAGTTTGTTGACCATGCCCATTCATGGCAAAGGTCAAGCCCAGGTGGAGATAAGGGATTGCCGCGTTCGCTGCAAGGTGCGGGTTTTGGAGGATCTTCGAGACGATGGCAAGCTATATGCCGGAATATCCAAGGTCAAGTGTTTGCTGGATGTGCAGGG CATGCACTTGAATTTCGAAAATCTTTTCAACAATCCTGAAATGAGCGATGCCATGAACGCTGTGGCCAACACAAAGTGGCTGGAAATTTGGCATACCCTTCGCAGGGGTATCACCTCTGCAGTGGATCAGTTGGTCGAGTCGATTCTCAAGCGAGTAGCTAACAAGTTACCATATGACGATTTCTATAGAGACTAG